A genome region from Triticum aestivum cultivar Chinese Spring chromosome 2B, IWGSC CS RefSeq v2.1, whole genome shotgun sequence includes the following:
- the LOC123043190 gene encoding 7-deoxyloganetin glucosyltransferase-like: protein MYIRAVTSPLQAGKFSPTERNISRADDMATNEKKPHAVLVPFPAQGHVTPMMKLAKVLHRKGFHVTFVNTEYNQRRLVRSRGPGAVAGLPGFRFATIPDGVPTSDADADADSMQDPSSLCYYTMTTCLPHLKSLLHDLNAAVGAPPVSCVVGDGVMSFCVDAAADLGVPCALFWTASACGFMGYRNFRFLLDEGLTPLKDDEQVRNEYLDTPMTQARGMSKHMRLRDFSSFVRTMDRSDILFNFLLHEVEQSDRATAVILNTFEELEQTALDAMRAILPLPVYTIGPLNFLTEQLVSEGDLAGIRSSLWREDQSCLEWLQGREPRSVVYVNYGSVTTMSKQELVEFAWGLANCGCDFLWIVRNDLVKGDAAVLPPEFLEATKGRCLLASWCEQEAVMRHEAVGAFLTHCGWNSMMEGLGAGVPMLCWPFFAEQQTNSRYACVEWRVGMEVGDDVRREVVEARIREVMGDGEVGKEMRRRAMEWKEVTSRSTVQPGGRSLANLETLLKDVLK, encoded by the exons ATGTACATACGCGCCGTGACATCGCCACTGCAAGCGGGGAAATTCTCTCCCACAGAACGCAACATTTCTCGAGCCGACGACATGGCCACGAACGAGAAGAAGCCGCACGCCGTGCTCGTGCCGTTCCCGGCGCAGGGGCACGTCACCCCGATGATGAAGCTGGCCAAGGTCCTGCACCGCAAGGGCTTCCACGTCACCTTCGTCAACACCGAGTACAACCAGCGCCGCCTCGTCCGCTCCCGCGGCCCCGGCGCCGTGGCCGGCCTCCCGGGCTTCCGCTTCGCCACCATCCCAGACGGCGTACCCACGTCCGATGCTGACGCGGACGCTGACTCCATGCAGGACCCGTCATCCCTGTGCTACTACACCATGACCACCTGCCTCCCCCACTTGAAGAGCCTGCTCCACGACCTCAACGCCGCGGTCGGGGCGCCGCCGGTGAGCTGCGTCGTGGGCGACGGCGTCATGAGCTTCTGCGTGGACGCGGCCGCGGATCTCGGGGTGCCGTGCGCGCTGTTCTGGACTGCCAGCGCCTGCGGCTTCATGGGCTACCGCAACTTCCGGTTCCTCCTAGATGAGGGCCTCACCCCTCTCAAAG ACGATGAGCAAGTGAGGAACGAGTACTTGGACACACCGATGACGCAGGCACGCGGGATGAGCAAGCACATGCGCCTTCGAGACTTCTCGTCCTTCGTCCGCACGATGGACCGCAGCGACATCCTGTTCAACTTCCTGCTGCACGAGGTCGAGCAGTCGGACCGCGCGACTGCCGTCATCCTCAACACCTTTGAGGAGCTGGAGCAGACGGCGCTCGACGCCATGCGCGCCATCCTCCCCTTGCCCGTCTACACCATCGGCCCGCTTAACTTCCTCACCGAGCAGCTGGTCTCGGAAGGCGATCTCGCCGGGATACGCTCCAGCCTCTGGAGAGAAGACCAGTCCTGCCTCGAGTGGCTTCAGGGCAGGGAGCCCCGGTCCGTGGTGTACGTCAACTACGGGAGCGTGACCACCATGTCCAAGCAGGAGCTGGTGGAGTTCGCGTGGGGGCTGGCCAACTGCGGCTGCGACTTCCTCTGGATCGTGAGGAACGACCTGGTGAAGGGCGATGCCGCCGTGCTGCCTCCCGAGTTCCTCGAGGCCACCAAGGGTAGGTGCCTCCTAGCGAGCTGGTGCGAGCAGGAGGCGGTGATGCGTCACGAGGCGGTGGGCGCCTTCCTGacgcactgcgggtggaactcgATGATGGAGGGGCTCGGCGCCGGGGTGCCGATGCTTTGTTGGCCCTTCTTCGCCGAGCAGCAGACCAACAGCCGGTACGCTTGCGTGGAATGGCGCGTCGGGATGGAGGTCGGCGACGACGTGCGCCGGGAGGTGGTCGAGGCGAGGATAAGGGAGGTGATGGGTGATGGCGAGGTGGGGAAGGAGATGAGACGGAGGGCGATGGAGTGGAAGGAGGTCACTTCTCGCTCAACCGTGCAACCCGGTGGCAGGTCGTTGGCCAACCTTGAGACTCTGCTCAAGGATGTACTGAAGTGA
- the LOC123043191 gene encoding glyoxylate/hydroxypyruvate reductase HPR3 codes for MAVPPPADERPLVMLAQPLFPEFATALAGRYRFALLADADAAAAAEARALLVGGLPSVTAQHLDALPALELVACTSVGVDHVDLDACRSRGLSMTNAGAAFAADSADYAVGLLVAVLRRVAAADAYVRSGRWTADGDYPLTTKVSGKRVGIVGLGNIGSRVARRLAAFGCAVSYHSRSPKPSAPYPFVPALRDLAAGSDVLVLSCALTDETKHMVNREVMEALGKGGVLVNVGRGGLVDEPELVRCLREGVIGGAGLDVYKNEPAVPLELLAMDNVVLSDHRAVLTPESIGGVLEVVIANLDAFFSGRPLVSPVEL; via the exons ATGGCCGTGCCGCCGCCCGCCGACGAGAGGCCGCTTGTGATGCTAGCGCAGCCACTCTTCCCGGAGTTCGCCACGGCTCTCGCCGGCCGTTACCGGTTCGCGCTGCTAGCGGACGCcgacgcggcggccgcggccgaggCGAGGGCGCTGCTGGTAGGGGGGCTCCCGTCGGTCACGGCCCAGCACCTGGACGCGCTCCCGGCGCTCGAGCTCGTGGCGTGCACCTCCGTGGGCGTCGACCACGTGGACCTTGACGCGTGCCGGAGCCGCGGGCTCAGCATGACCAACGCCGGCGCCGCGTTCGCGGCCGACTCGGCCGACTACGCCGTCGGGCTTCTTGTTGCCGTGCTCCGGAGGGTGGCCGCCGCCGACGCATACGTCCGCAGCGGCAGGTGGACGGCCGACGGCGACTACCCTCTCACCACCAAG GTGAGCGGCAAGCGGGTGGGGATCGTGGGGCTGGGCAACATCGGCTCGCGCGTCGCCCGGCGTCTCGCCGCCTTCGGCTGCGCCGTCTCCTACCACTCGAGGTCGCCCAAGCCGTCGGCGCCGTACCCGTTCGTCCCGGCGCTGCGCGACCTCGCCGCCGGCAGCGACGTGCTGGTGCTCTCCTGCGCACTGACGGACGAGACCAAGCACATGGTGAACCGGGAGGTGATGGAGGCGCTGGGGAAGGGCGGGGTGCTGGTCAACGTGGGCCGGGGCGGCCTGGTGGACGAGCCGGAGCTGGTCAGGTGCCTCCGCGAGGGCGTCATCGGCGGCGCCGGCCTGGACGTGTACAAGAACGAGCCGGCCGTGCCGCTGGAGCTGCTCGCCATGGACAACGTCGTGCTGTCGGACCACAGGGCCGTGCTCACGCCGGAGTCCATTGGCGGGGTGCTCGAGGTCGTCATCGCCAACCTCGACGCCTTCTTCTCGGGGAGGCCGCTGGTGAGCCCCGTGGAGCTCTGA
- the LOC123043188 gene encoding 7-deoxyloganetin glucosyltransferase (The sequence of the model RefSeq protein was modified relative to this genomic sequence to represent the inferred CDS: added 27 bases not found in genome assembly), which produces MRADEKPHAVCVPYPAQGHATPMMKLAKVLHSRGFHVTFVYTEHNHRRLVRSRGPGAVAGLPDFRFATIPDGLPPSDPDTTQDQASICYSTTTTCLPHLKSLIGDLNNGAAGTPPVTCVVADSIMSFVVDATAEIGVPCALFWTASACGYMGYYNFRFLIDQGLTPLKGEEQLTNGYLDTPVTNALGMTKHMRLRDFPSFVRTTDRDDILLNFMIHELERASRADAIIVNTFDEFEEPALDAMRAILTPPVHTIGPLNFVVEQLVPDGGDPLASIRPSLWREDRSCLEWLRGREPRSVVYVNFGSITTMTGEQLVEFAWGLANCGYDFLWIVRNDLVKGDAAVLPPEFLKATKGRCFLASWCEQEAVLRHEAVGIFLTHYGWNSMMEGLSAGLPMLGWPFFAEQQTNCRYACVEWGVGLEVGDDVRREVVEERIREVMGGGEVGREMRRKAMEWKNIAVRATTQPGGRSLANFELLLKNIQAPPLDRPSPAAVQTDLVPGIDRDPTNILNWELHKKQSWILGMNSTHGGKFAK; this is translated from the exons GTGTGCGTGCCGTACCCGGCGCAGGGCCACGCCACCCCGATGATGAAGCTGGCCAAGGTCCTCCACTCGAGGGGCTTCCACGTCACCTTCGTCTACACCGAGCACAACCACCGGCGCCTCGTCCGCTCCCGCGGCCCAGGCGCCGTCGCTGGCCTCCCGGACTTCCGCTTCGCCACCATCCCCGACGGCCTGCCCCCGTCCGACCCCGACACCACCCAGGACCAGGCGTCCATCTGCTACTCCACCACGACCACCTGCCTCCCCCACCTGAAGAGCCTGATTGGTGACCTCAACAACGGTGCAGCGGGGACGCCGCCGGTGACGTGCGTCGTCGCGGACAGCATCATGAGCTTCGTAGTGGACGCCACGGCGGAGATCGGCGTGCCGTGCGCGCTGTTCTGGACTGCCAGCGCCTGCGGTTACATGGGCTATTACAACTTCCGTTTCCTCatagaccagggccttactcctctCAAAG GTGAAGAGCAACTGACGAACGGCTACTTGGACACGCCGGTGACAAATGCTCTCGGGATGACAAAGCACATGCGCCTCCGCGACTTCCCGTCCTTCGTCCGCACCACAGACCGGGATGACATCCTGCTCAACTTTATGATACACGAGCTAGAGCGGGCGAGCCGTGCGGACGCCATCATCGTCAACACCTTTGACGAGTTCGAGGAGCCGGCGCTCGACGCCATGCGCGCCATCCTCACCCCGCCGGTCCATACCATCGGCCCACTCAACTTTGTTGTGGAGCAGCTGGTCCCCGACGGCGGCGATCCGCTCGCCTCGATTCGTCCTAGCCTTTGGAGGGAAGACCGGTCCTGCCTAGAGTGGCTCCGCGGCAGGGAACCCCGGTCCGTGGTGTACGTCAACTTCGGGAGCATCACCACCATGACCGGCGAACAGCTGGTGGAGTTCGCCTGGGGGCTGGCCAACTGCGGCTACGACTTCCTTTGGATCGTGAGGAACGACTTGGTGAAGGGCGACGCCGCAGTGCTGCCGCCGGAGTTTCTGAAGGCGACCAAGGGCCGGTGTTTCTTGGCGAGCTGGTGCGAGCAGGAGGCGGTGCTGCGGCACGAGGCCGTGGGCATCTTCTTGACGCACTACGGGTGGAACTCGATGATGGAGGGGCTCAGCGCCGGGTTGCCGATGCTGGGCTGGCCCTTCTTCGCTGAGCAGCAGACCAACTGCCGCTACGCGTGCGTGGAGTGGGGCGTCGGATTGGAGGTCGGTGACGACGTGCGCCGGGAGGTGGTGGAGGAGAGGATAAGGGAGGTGATGGGTGGTGGCGAGGTGGGGAGGGAGATGAGGCGGAAGGCGATGGAGTGGAAGAACATCGCTGTGCGTGCCACGACACAACCTGGTGGCAGATCGTTGGCCAACTTTGAGCTTCTGCTCAAGAATATACAAGCACCACCGTTGGATCGTCCTTCTCCCGCCGCGGTGCAAACAGATCTAGTGCCCGGGATTGACCGCGATCC gacAAATATCTTGAATTGGGAGCTGCACAAAAAACAATCATGGATTCTGGGAATGAACAGTACTCATGGAGGAAAATTTGCAAAATAA